A stretch of the Rhizomicrobium sp. genome encodes the following:
- the serS gene encoding serine--tRNA ligase, which produces MHDIKSIRDNPDAFVAGLDRRGGGEGGAIAGQLLKLDAELRALLTELQQKQARRNEASKLIGQAKAKKDEAGAAALMAEVAGLKDAIQQGEQRQRDLEAELKTALAVIPNIPADDVPQGDGEDDNVPVAARHYKATRIAASGINAPKEHFALGEALGLMDFERAAKVSGARFVYLKGAFARLNRALASFMLDLHTTKYGYEEVVPPLLVNDTAMFGTGQLPKFKDDLFPTYRSVEYWERLSRAAAKLLEEERVKGYGAALMTAKAEMVSDQDIFWLIPTAEVPLTNYVNGEILSETELPLRFTAYTPCFRSEAGAAGKDTRGMIRMHQFDKVELVSITTPEKSNEEHERMTDAAQEVLKRLDLSHRVVTLCTGDMGFSARKTYDIEVWLPGQNRFREISSCSNCGDFQARRMNTRYRGAGREGGDKVKGPVHTLNGSGLAIGRTLIAVVENYQQADGSIAIPDALKPYMGGLEKIETK; this is translated from the coding sequence ATGCACGACATCAAGTCCATCCGCGACAACCCCGACGCCTTCGTCGCCGGGCTCGACCGGCGTGGCGGCGGCGAGGGCGGGGCGATTGCCGGCCAGCTCCTCAAGCTCGACGCGGAGCTGCGCGCGCTCCTCACCGAGTTGCAGCAGAAGCAGGCGCGGCGCAACGAAGCCTCCAAGCTGATCGGCCAGGCGAAAGCCAAGAAGGACGAGGCCGGCGCCGCCGCCCTGATGGCCGAGGTCGCAGGCCTGAAAGACGCGATCCAGCAGGGCGAGCAGCGCCAGCGCGATCTCGAAGCCGAGCTCAAGACCGCCCTCGCCGTGATCCCGAACATCCCGGCCGACGACGTGCCGCAGGGCGACGGCGAGGACGACAACGTCCCGGTCGCGGCGCGCCACTACAAAGCCACGCGGATCGCCGCGAGCGGCATCAACGCGCCGAAGGAGCATTTCGCGCTCGGCGAGGCGCTCGGCCTGATGGATTTCGAGCGCGCCGCGAAGGTCTCCGGCGCCCGCTTCGTCTATCTCAAAGGCGCCTTCGCCCGCCTCAATCGCGCACTGGCGAGCTTCATGCTCGACCTGCACACGACGAAGTACGGTTATGAAGAGGTCGTACCCCCGTTGTTGGTGAACGACACTGCGATGTTTGGAACAGGGCAACTTCCGAAGTTCAAGGACGATTTGTTCCCTACATACCGAAGTGTTGAGTATTGGGAGCGTCTGAGCCGTGCTGCTGCGAAGCTCCTTGAAGAAGAAAGAGTCAAAGGCTATGGCGCTGCGCTCATGACAGCCAAGGCCGAGATGGTTAGCGATCAGGATATTTTTTGGCTCATTCCTACCGCCGAAGTCCCGCTCACCAACTACGTCAACGGCGAAATCCTCTCCGAGACCGAACTCCCCCTGCGTTTCACCGCATACACACCGTGCTTCCGTTCGGAAGCCGGCGCCGCGGGCAAAGACACGCGCGGGATGATCCGCATGCACCAGTTCGACAAGGTCGAGCTCGTCTCCATCACGACGCCGGAGAAATCGAACGAAGAGCATGAGCGCATGACCGACGCGGCGCAGGAGGTCCTCAAGCGTCTCGACCTCAGCCATCGCGTCGTCACGCTGTGCACCGGCGACATGGGGTTCAGCGCGCGCAAGACCTACGACATCGAGGTCTGGCTGCCCGGGCAGAACCGCTTCCGCGAGATCTCCTCCTGCTCGAATTGCGGGGATTTCCAGGCGCGGCGGATGAACACGCGCTACCGCGGTGCCGGTCGCGAAGGCGGGGACAAGGTGAAGGGCCCGGTGCACACGCTGAACGGCTCCGGCCTCGCCATCGGCCGCACGCTCATCGCGGTGGTCGAGAACTACCAGCAGGCCGACGGCAGCATCGCGATCCCCGACGCGCTCAAGCCCTATATGGGCGGCCTCGAGAAGATCGAGACGAAATAG